Below is a genomic region from Cloeon dipterum chromosome 2, ieCloDipt1.1, whole genome shotgun sequence.
ATGGAGGAGCAGCTGATTCGAGAGATCGAAATACAGTCCCACCTGAAgtaatcaatttattcaattgaccagttgcataaacccttagtgaagctgccaacagatggcgcaaccacagactttcttaaaaattttgttttaagcggttttaaggcatttccgctcattttcagactcaatctagctattttttttaaataatttgctttttttcgacgtgctgaaaaccaaaatcggttcagccattcgccgtagaaacgttggaaaagatttttttattccaaaaaatagtttttcacgattctacggcgattgtctgaaccgattttggttttcagcacgtcgaaaaaaaaaagcaaattaattgaagaatgcacagtggctagattgagtctgaaatcgcagcggtagtgcttaaaaatcgaaagtctacggtggcgccatctgttggcggcttcgaacacttagggtttatgcaactggtgaattccattctataattatgtattttcaCACTTAACTCCTCTTCAGGCACGAGAACGTCCTGCAGATGCTGACGTACTTCGTGGACGAAAGGAGGGTCTTCTTGGTCCTCGAGTACGCCTCCAAGGGCGAGTTGTTCCGCGAGCTGAACGCGCAGAAGCACGGCCGCTTCGAGGAGCCAAAGTGCGCCAAGTACATTTACCAGGTAGCCAGCGCCCTGCAGGCGTGCCACGACTGCCAGGTGATACACAGGGACATCAAGCCCGAGAACATCCTCATCTCTGCCAGGGGCAACATCAAGATTGCAGACTTCGGGTGGTCCGTCCACGACTCGTCCCACACCAAAAGGTTTGGATCttataatttttggtaataattgattcatttatttacaaataattatcagGAAGACTATGTGTGGAACGCTGGACTACCTGGCGCCGGAGATGGTGAAGAACATGGAGCACACGCACCTGGTGGACAACTGGTGCGTCGGCATCCTCTGCTACGAGCTGTTGGTGGGCAAGCCGCCCTTCGAGAGCAAGTCCAGCCAGAAGACCTACCAACGCATCTGCGAGGCTCACATCGACTTCCCGCCCTACGTCGGCACCCTCGCCAGAGACCTCATTACCAAGGTAATTTTTCGgttaatcaataaataaatgtttgcttttaattaaaatttctgctgTAGTTGCTGCAGGTGAAGCCTGAGAACCGCCTGTCCCTGAAGGAGGTGAAGGTGCACCCTTTCATCGTCAAGCACTGGCCCTTGAAGAGCGTGGATGATGCCCCGAAGCCCACTAACAATGAGTGAATTTGAAGACTTGTATGTAATTCTTTTAAGGTTTATATTGATCTGTAGATATTGTGGTTTTAATCAGAGTTGAGCCCGGTATAtcttcaccactggttttacCTCTCAATTCCTTATTTCTTctttgaaaatcttaaatttgtgGTCCAAGTggccaaaatatttcatccaaaaattgtttgtttactaCCTCGATTTCTCTctgtaaattttccaagtcAAGGTCATGAGAAAACGCGGGTTTTTAGCAACcctgttttgttttcagtttgtttatataaattaatggcTGCGATCTTTCCTTGCTGTAATAtaatgagaaattaattttgaattttggttttttattttaatgaaacagaaattaatataattaagtgTCCACTTTTGGTGGTGACAGAGAATTGTACAGTTTGGACACGCCGGCAGTCTGTACTACTTGCTGCAGCTACTCGTCCTCTTCGCATGGAAGACAACCTGCGAAAtcccaattttaaatcaaaattaagggtGATTGTTAGTGAAATTCCCTGCAAAATCGCTATAAACCAgtgaaattcgaaaaataggTCTCCTCTAAggtgatataaaatttttaaataaaaaaataacttaattctAATCATTTCAATTATCATATGCTCGAGGTCAATGCGTCTGCCTTTTTGCCGTGTCAACCGTGACGTGTAATTTGTCTCCCTTGAATAGTTTGGGGACTGAGTCCTCGCCGACCAAATCCTGCAGGAACTCCATTGAGGCACTCGCCTTGAAGTGTATCATCCTGTCCATCTTGGAGGGCGCGGATGGCATCGCTTTCGGCAGGTCCTCCACCGACTCGGCCTGCAGCACCGCCGCCAGCACCGTGTCTGCGTACATGTCGTTCACTAGACTCGCAATCCACTGAGGACACATAAATTTTCAGTCCCTCctagtattaatttttagtttttacctCAAGGGTGACGCATTTGTCGACAAGGGTGAGATCGATGCAGCCGAAAAGGCGCAGTTTCTTGTCCTTGACCGACTCGACAGGTGCTTGAGGATGTGCTGCAGCAGGTTAATTGGTCCGTTGTAGTACATGCTCTGCCGCTGCACCACCTGGCTGAGTCGCCATGTCTGAATACCCTGATCAGAATTTTTGTAAGTaaaagaacaataataatgatgtATTTTTGGATTTACTTCCAAAAATTGCGTTTGACATGAATTCCTGATAAAATGTTTCCTGGCTTTGGTGGCTCAACTGCCAGAGGGTGCCCATCAcctggaattttaattcaattgaaacAAAAGTGACTTTTTGGTGGTAAAATTGACCGAAAGACTCAAATATACAGCTAAAGTGCTCAGGTTGCACGACCTGAGGAGGTCGTTGAAGGTAAAGGGACACAAATGGTCGAAAAGCAACGCCAAATGTGCccgaaattactgaaaaaatattaaaaatcggcttgggagcggatctcaggtcacgtggtaccctgaaaaaggttaaTAGGGTACCGCAGGTCATGCCTTTCCCATGACATCATGCCCATGTTTTAATcttttccttaaattaaaagttttcgaattttaattacttgagGCAGTTCAAAATTCGTCAAATTCATTGTGCTGGTTATTCCGCGAcagagaattaaatttattttactaactcaaattaaaagaaacaagTATGGAATTTTGGGCGGATTTCCagttttagtttttcttttgttgagtattttaattattactttccGCCGTTCAAAacgagttaaatttattgtgctGGCAGCGGAGAaagttgattaattattttccaatgaaACAACACAGGCCAGCCCGAGATGCTAGTTGGTCCTGGTCACCGCCACTTATTGTCAGCCGCCCGCAGTAGTGCCAACCTTCTCCGATCGACCACACCCACTAGTTCCGTAGTCGTCTATGTTAGTATGTTATGTACCCGTAACCTGCCGGCTGCCAGCAGCAGAGTCTTCGCGTGGACAAGAGCTCGCAAACCTGAGCTGCGGACACCCTTTCAAAAAGCACGCCCTCTCAGTCTGACTCCCTCTTCTGGAGGCCACCGAGGCAAACCTCCCCGCAACAACCCTCAACCTCCGATCAAGGTCTGGGGAAATTCCATCGGAACAATAATTCTATTCTTGAAATTCTTGCTTTGAAAACCAGAAATTGGTTCTGTTTTTGGGCTATGTAAATAAAAGcgaatttcttttctttcagGAATGGCCTCTAGCAGGACAAGTTGCAAAATGAGGAGAGTGGCTTGAAGACCACGGCCAAAAGTCTTTGTGAGGTCAGTCTTCATACAGAACAGAGTGTTTATTCTTTTATTACTGGCATAATGATGatggaaaagagaaaataagaaGCAGCTGCATTTTGCCTTTAGAGCTGCTtcgcaaacacacaaaataGCATTTCCCTGAATTTGACCCTCCTTGACGCGCATTTTGGGCTGCAATTCTTGGAAAAGGTGGCATCAAGCACAACAAACCTCGCTCCCAGGAGGTGTTGGTGACCGACCTGGAGGCGCGCACGGAAAGACCTGCGCATGAAAAGACGATCGTGTGCGCGCCCCCTGATTGAGACCTGAGGCTAAAGGTGGCGGCCCACCCAGATGCAAACGCCCTGCGTGAGCGCAACGCAAATGAGATAACAACCAAATACATTATTAACTGGCAGCTGAAGGAGTCGAAGCCGAGAGCGAGGAGAACTCGAGAGAGGCTTTTTTGGCCAACTTTTTCTTCGGGAAATGCTCATAGCCTGGATATTAAGTCAGTTTCCCCCCTGCGCTCAGGGTCATCAATATTTTAAGGCTCCAACAAAATGTTCTCAATAAACATTTCTGTCATCTCCTCCATATCCagctaaaaattcatgtttttttccAGAGCTTCTCAATCATCGAGGGTCGCCGGCGCTTGGCACTGTTGGGAGTGCCTGAGGCTGATGAACCGACTGATGGCCTTTCCAATCACGTTGTGCGCCAACTTCAACCTCCTCGAGCTTCCTGCACAAACTTGCCACGCGCGTGCTCTCATCCGACTGTCTCACCggtaagtgattttttttcactttttgcttcgttgttaaattttgtgaatagATCCATTCACTctgaaggaattaaaaaaaaaatattgtgccGCTTTGGATTCGCAAGTCACGACGCAGGGATTGTGACTAATTTACGTAATTGAATTAAGGGAAAAGTGATTATCAAATATTATGGAAAACCCCTAGAAACTTCATATTACGATTTATCTAGTCGAATTTTAGTAAATTCCccaataattaattggttCGTGGATACTTCCTCTGCTATcatgaaagtaaaataaaaattattcattgaaaATCGGCAGATTTAAATCCGATGAACCAAGATGACGACGGCGCCGTATACTGCTCTGCcgctattaatttttctcgctcgacttaattaattctgaaCCGCCTGTAATAATTTAACGGCCGCGGCGGCGAGCTCTGCTTGGCTCGTCACCGCTGATTTAGTCGCAATTTTGTCACAATTAATGCACAGTAGACAATTCTGTTTCcaagtaaatttttgaattaaattaattaaaaaaccagaATACTTTTGCAATGTAAATCATCCTTTTATGCAAGTTGGGCAGAAACTCCACCATTTATtctttggaattaattaattaaaaatttctaatataatttctttctgGTGATTTTTTCTTCCCCGTCTTATtatgtttgtttgattttttttttaaattctggaaCCAGCATACCTATTTTTTATGTTGGGGCTGAAGACGCAAGACGCGCAGCAGGTGGTGTAGATATTTTTGGAGCAGGTAAAATAAAGTACTCACTCTTCTCCCGCGCAGTTGCATTCTAagggaaaaacacaaaagagGTTGGAATAATGCGCGGTGGGTCTTTGTGTCGCGTTCACCCTGACAGAGGGGTGAGCTGGTAAATGTTAGATACAGGCAGGTTCATAACTCAGCGCCCGCTACTTGGGTGGCTGACTGGGAAGAGACACCCTACTCCTCTACtagtctttaaatttaaataaaacaggaaaaaCTATTGGAAccaaactatttaaaattaacagagCTCTCGTTGATCTGAAAATATTACTCTCCAGAAATTGTCTGTTGCAATAATTGCTGCCAGAATTGGTCACGCACTGTATTCCaacctatttttattaatttgcaaagaTCTTTTGGGTCAATTTAAACACataagttaataaaaaaagttaagtGCATAGGAATTACCGTATTTCGACACAGTCCCGCCTTTGAGGATTCGCGTCAGCtaaaactattatttatttggcaagAGAAGGAATTAATAATTGCACTTTGGTCGTCTGT
It encodes:
- the LOC135935880 gene encoding aurora kinase C-like, whose amino-acid sequence is MAASVSTMSRMEPPQQTSLIQEKELMERRMLEEIKRRRDAGQDSWALEDFQVGRPLGRGKFGRVYLAREKKTKYPVALKMLFKKELIKHKMEEQLIREIEIQSHLKHENVLQMLTYFVDERRVFLVLEYASKGELFRELNAQKHGRFEEPKCAKYIYQVASALQACHDCQVIHRDIKPENILISARGNIKIADFGWSVHDSSHTKRKTMCGTLDYLAPEMVKNMEHTHLVDNWCVGILCYELLVGKPPFESKSSQKTYQRICEAHIDFPPYVGTLARDLITKLLQVKPENRLSLKEVKVHPFIVKHWPLKSVDDAPKPTNNE